In Pseudothermotoga hypogea DSM 11164 = NBRC 106472, the following are encoded in one genomic region:
- a CDS encoding metallophosphoesterase family protein: MKILHTSDWHVGLQSWVGSKAVDRLEETRQALHFLVDVAEKERVDLVLIAGDVIHSRINPRIDALNVLSEVVARFAAIAPTFLVFGNHDWQGLNCWKNFQLKNLHIIERPTTIELDDVVLSFLPYTDYQRLLGVTKDPISAMRDLLDSYLNDFRVRISSNKANVLVAHAMLEGCFESERENAILYDLKPSSFPTGFDYVALGHVHNQMQILQQPIGWYCGSPIALDFGEEKDVKGALLIEISQRTIVKPVRTPHVTLKTFVYEDYSLSNLNRLESELENFSGYARVLFKCVPSNEVRKHLLERYESVVKVEFETDWQERGADRPVEKKSLIEMYRDYVKGKYPDFEEEIVKIVEQLLREVEQSETAQD; encoded by the coding sequence ATGAAGATCCTTCACACCTCGGACTGGCACGTGGGACTTCAGTCATGGGTCGGCTCCAAGGCCGTGGACAGGCTCGAGGAGACCAGGCAGGCTCTTCATTTTCTCGTGGACGTTGCGGAAAAAGAGAGAGTCGATCTTGTGCTCATCGCGGGGGATGTGATACACAGCAGAATCAATCCAAGGATCGATGCTTTGAACGTTCTGAGCGAGGTGGTGGCGAGGTTCGCGGCGATTGCTCCCACGTTTCTGGTCTTCGGAAACCACGATTGGCAAGGGTTGAACTGCTGGAAGAACTTTCAGCTGAAAAACCTTCACATCATCGAGAGACCGACCACGATCGAGCTGGACGACGTGGTCCTGTCCTTTCTACCGTACACCGATTATCAAAGGCTCCTCGGTGTGACTAAAGATCCGATCTCAGCCATGAGGGACCTCTTAGATTCTTATCTCAACGATTTCAGAGTACGCATCTCATCGAACAAGGCGAACGTGCTCGTTGCGCACGCAATGCTGGAAGGTTGCTTCGAATCGGAGAGAGAAAACGCGATACTCTACGATCTCAAACCCAGCAGTTTTCCAACGGGTTTTGATTACGTGGCGCTGGGCCATGTGCACAACCAAATGCAGATTTTGCAACAACCGATCGGCTGGTACTGCGGTTCACCGATAGCTCTCGACTTCGGTGAAGAGAAGGATGTGAAGGGCGCACTGCTCATCGAGATTTCGCAGAGGACCATCGTCAAACCCGTGAGGACACCCCATGTGACTCTGAAGACCTTCGTGTACGAAGATTACAGCCTTTCGAACCTGAACAGACTCGAGTCGGAGCTCGAGAACTTCTCGGGTTATGCGCGCGTCCTGTTCAAATGCGTTCCATCCAACGAGGTGAGGAAACACTTGCTCGAACGCTATGAATCCGTCGTGAAGGTGGAATTCGAGACGGACTGGCAGGAACGTGGTGCCGACAGACCCGTGGAGAAGAAGAGTTTGATCGAAATGTACCGTGACTACGTTAAGGGGAAGTATCCGGACTTCGAGGAAGAAATAGTCAAGATCGTTGAACAACTGTTGAGGGAGGTCGAGCAATCTGAGACCGCTCAGGATTGA